The following proteins come from a genomic window of Pseudomonas hygromyciniae:
- a CDS encoding COG3014 family protein, with translation MASRVLISLALAAATLLSGCSMFRSYDTELQATNQQLASGNVDGALTLLEKNNSSEDKDLLYYFEKGELLRAKGDLAGSQAAWHRADLVVYKWEESVKFDTERYLAQFGSFLINDKVRRYEGYDYEKVMLTTQMALNRLAVNDFDGARTEIKKTHEREAVIAELRDKEYLKRENEAERQGVATQFKDLRGYPVESLDAPDVVGLKNSYQSAFSHYLAGFVYEALGEKDLAAPGYRKAAELRPNTPLLEQALLDLDASNVAADESDVLIVVQSGLAPARDSIRLPLPIPIDGHWVITPLSFPVIKPDTSTATFAQIGVDGRQQNLTALNSTTAMSRRALRDDMPGIILRTTVRAISRGVTQKNLNQTNPMAGLVLGIASAVTEGADTRTWRTLPDVTQVARLRLKHGEHQVSLPNALGGTLVTVKAEQRHQVITLRVVGNQVFASGLAAHVVASNPAQAVASLKQP, from the coding sequence ATGGCATCTCGCGTCTTGATCTCCCTTGCCCTCGCCGCGGCCACGCTGCTGTCGGGTTGTTCGATGTTCCGCAGTTACGACACCGAACTGCAAGCCACCAACCAGCAATTGGCCAGCGGCAATGTGGATGGCGCGCTGACCCTGCTGGAGAAAAACAACAGCAGCGAAGACAAAGACCTTCTCTACTATTTTGAAAAAGGCGAGCTGCTGCGCGCCAAAGGCGACCTGGCCGGTAGCCAGGCGGCCTGGCACCGCGCAGACCTGGTGGTCTACAAGTGGGAAGAGTCGGTCAAGTTCGACACCGAGCGCTATCTGGCACAGTTCGGCAGCTTCCTGATCAATGACAAGGTGCGACGCTACGAAGGCTATGACTACGAAAAAGTCATGCTCACCACCCAGATGGCGTTGAACCGACTGGCGGTCAACGACTTTGACGGCGCACGCACCGAAATCAAGAAAACCCACGAACGCGAAGCCGTGATCGCCGAGCTGCGGGACAAGGAATACCTCAAGCGCGAAAACGAAGCCGAGCGCCAGGGCGTAGCCACCCAGTTCAAGGATCTGCGCGGCTACCCGGTGGAGAGCCTCGATGCGCCCGACGTGGTCGGCCTGAAGAACAGCTACCAGAGCGCTTTCAGTCATTACCTGGCCGGCTTCGTCTATGAGGCCCTGGGCGAAAAGGACCTGGCCGCGCCGGGCTATCGCAAGGCCGCCGAATTGCGCCCCAACACGCCGCTGCTGGAACAGGCATTGCTGGATCTGGACGCGTCCAACGTGGCGGCTGACGAAAGCGACGTGCTGATTGTGGTGCAGAGCGGCCTGGCACCGGCCCGTGACTCGATACGCCTGCCACTGCCAATCCCCATCGACGGGCATTGGGTTATCACACCGCTGTCGTTCCCGGTGATCAAGCCAGACACCTCGACGGCCACCTTTGCGCAGATCGGCGTCGATGGCCGCCAGCAGAACCTCACAGCTCTCAACAGCACCACCGCCATGTCCCGCCGCGCCCTGCGCGACGACATGCCAGGGATCATCCTGCGCACCACCGTGCGCGCCATCAGCCGTGGCGTGACGCAAAAGAACCTGAACCAGACCAACCCCATGGCCGGCCTGGTGTTGGGCATCGCCTCCGCCGTCACCGAGGGCGCCGACACCCGCACCTGGCGCACCCTGCCGGACGTCACCCAGGTCGCGCGCCTGCGCCTCAAGCATGGCGAGCATCAGGTGAGCCTGCCCAATGCCCTGGGCGGCACGCTGGTGACGGTCAAGGCCGAACAACGCCACCAGGTGATTACCTTGCGCGTGGTCGGCAACCAGGTATTCGCCAGCGGCCTGGCGGCCCATGTGGTCGCGAGCAATCCGGCCCAGGCCGTCGCCAGCCTCAAACAACCTTAA
- a CDS encoding YcfL family protein, whose translation MRHFILGALALIFLAGCATPPPEPGSAASKVVVMGKFKGIAVGAIRVARENGFLTAKVQLSNITSSNQMMYYRFAWLGADGFPVGDEETWKVLNLYANQATFLPAIANLPQAADFRLEVKTP comes from the coding sequence ATGCGTCATTTCATCCTCGGCGCCCTGGCGCTGATCTTCCTCGCCGGTTGCGCCACCCCGCCGCCAGAACCGGGCAGCGCGGCGAGCAAAGTCGTGGTCATGGGCAAGTTCAAGGGCATCGCTGTCGGCGCCATTCGGGTGGCCCGCGAAAACGGCTTCCTGACGGCCAAGGTGCAATTGAGCAACATCACCAGCAGCAACCAGATGATGTATTACCGCTTCGCCTGGCTGGGCGCCGATGGCTTCCCGGTGGGCGACGAAGAAACCTGGAAAGTGCTGAACCTCTACGCCAACCAGGCCACTTTCCTGCCGGCTATCGCCAACCTGCCCCAGGCCGCCGACTTCCGCCTTGAAGTCAAGACGCCTTGA
- the lpoB gene encoding penicillin-binding protein activator LpoB, whose amino-acid sequence MFARFSFLAVIAVLASGCANTSPVIGGKNISYGDTKAVELVTNEFGSTDLQMIAESMTRSLAQSGILQGRPVVQVYDVKNKTSEYIDTREITTSIKTQLMKTGTARFASDNTDMQSQVDQLKLQNQSGLYKKSTVSKTGNMVAAKYRLEGSISSIVKRSADYKDVFYKFSLQLVDVESGLAEWMDEKEIRKTTER is encoded by the coding sequence ATGTTTGCACGCTTTTCGTTCCTCGCCGTGATCGCCGTCCTGGCCAGCGGCTGCGCCAACACCTCGCCGGTCATCGGCGGCAAAAACATCAGCTACGGCGATACCAAGGCCGTGGAATTGGTGACCAACGAGTTCGGTTCCACCGACCTGCAGATGATCGCCGAAAGCATGACCCGCTCCCTGGCGCAGTCCGGCATTCTCCAGGGCCGCCCGGTGGTGCAGGTGTATGACGTGAAGAACAAGACCAGCGAATACATCGATACCCGCGAGATCACCACCTCGATCAAGACCCAACTGATGAAGACCGGCACCGCCCGCTTCGCCAGCGACAACACTGACATGCAAAGCCAGGTCGACCAGCTCAAGCTGCAAAACCAGAGCGGCCTGTACAAGAAGTCCACGGTCAGCAAGACCGGCAATATGGTCGCGGCCAAGTACCGCCTGGAAGGCTCCATCAGCTCCATCGTCAAGCGCAGCGCCGACTACAAAGACGTGTTCTACAAGTTCAGCCTGCAACTGGTCGACGTCGAAAGCGGCCTGGCCGAATGGATGGACGAAAAAGAAATCCGCAAGACCACGGAGCGCTAA
- a CDS encoding penicillin-binding protein activator LpoB has translation MRPWIGIIALLCSFGAWAAPKIAVTDLAYEARVEQYIHAVAASNNFQASPYNASGASSYAEFESRDSYIEQGELRKFGGDIKGEILKSRQFQLVQGTPYTSEAKGDVYDVIKRIKAGHFKGADYVLFGTLSDIDFTQDINALDHTNSYSAVLGLAVVADFSLINTRSYEITSAFTAMGEGQDTKLVSSRDARVSLSRPRVVKEVSKTLGEDVVRQLQEQLGGGYQEPGQPALRNNLPRDEAPKILR, from the coding sequence ATGCGCCCATGGATCGGCATCATCGCCCTGCTGTGCAGCTTTGGCGCCTGGGCGGCGCCAAAAATCGCCGTGACGGACCTGGCCTACGAGGCGCGTGTGGAGCAATACATCCACGCCGTCGCGGCGAGCAACAACTTCCAGGCCAGCCCCTACAACGCCAGCGGCGCGTCCAGCTACGCCGAGTTTGAAAGCCGCGACAGCTACATCGAACAGGGCGAGCTGCGCAAATTCGGCGGCGATATCAAGGGCGAAATCCTCAAGTCGCGCCAGTTTCAGCTGGTCCAGGGCACGCCCTACACCAGCGAGGCCAAGGGCGATGTGTACGACGTGATCAAACGGATCAAGGCCGGCCACTTCAAAGGCGCCGACTATGTGCTGTTTGGCACCTTGTCGGATATCGACTTCACCCAGGACATCAACGCCCTGGATCACACCAACAGCTATTCTGCGGTGCTGGGGCTGGCGGTCGTGGCGGATTTCAGCCTGATCAACACCCGCTCCTACGAGATCACCTCGGCGTTCACCGCCATGGGTGAAGGCCAGGACACCAAGCTGGTGAGCAGTCGCGACGCGCGCGTCAGCCTGAGCCGGCCACGGGTGGTGAAGGAGGTATCGAAAACCTTGGGTGAGGATGTGGTGCGCCAGCTGCAGGAGCAACTGGGCGGCGGCTATCAAGAGCCCGGCCAGCCAGCGTTGCGCAATAACCTGCCAAGGGACGAAGCGCCGAAAATCCTGCGCTGA
- a CDS encoding LysE family transporter, producing MALDTWLAFFLASWIISLSPGAGAIASMSSGLQYGFVRGYWNAIGLQLGLAMQIAVVAGGLGAVLAASSTAFYAIKWFGVAYLVYLAIKQWRALPMDLTDDAAVRPIGKPMAMMFRGFLVNASNPKALVFMLAVLPQFVNPQAPLLIQYLVLGATMIGVDMIVMAGYTGLASKVLRLLRTPKQQRRVNRTFAGLFVGAAGFLASLHRATA from the coding sequence ATGGCGCTCGACACATGGCTGGCCTTCTTCCTGGCCAGTTGGATCATCAGTCTCTCTCCCGGCGCGGGCGCCATCGCCTCGATGTCCAGCGGCCTGCAATACGGTTTTGTGCGCGGTTACTGGAATGCCATCGGCCTGCAACTGGGCCTGGCGATGCAGATTGCCGTGGTTGCTGGCGGCCTCGGGGCGGTGCTTGCGGCGTCGTCTACCGCCTTCTACGCGATCAAATGGTTCGGCGTGGCCTACCTTGTGTACCTGGCGATCAAGCAATGGCGTGCCTTGCCCATGGACCTGACCGATGACGCTGCCGTGCGCCCCATCGGCAAGCCCATGGCGATGATGTTCCGTGGTTTTCTGGTGAACGCCAGCAACCCCAAGGCCCTGGTGTTCATGCTGGCGGTGCTGCCGCAGTTCGTGAACCCGCAGGCGCCGCTGCTGATCCAGTATCTGGTCCTCGGCGCGACGATGATCGGCGTGGATATGATCGTAATGGCCGGCTACACGGGGCTGGCGTCCAAAGTGTTGCGCCTGTTGCGCACGCCCAAGCAGCAGAGGCGCGTGAACCGCACGTTTGCCGGGTTGTTCGTGGGCGCTGCGGGTTTCCTCGCCAGCCTGCACCGTGCCACGGCCTGA
- a CDS encoding mechanosensitive ion channel family protein: MEALQLPLPAQWIEPVWVGVQILLILLAGYLAQRFVAKGLTRLGERYPFPPQLLMPLRGGLRWLIMGSALIFVLERLGVSATVLWTALSGFVAVAAVAFFAMWSVLSNLLCAILIFTVGPFRLGDVVELVDTVDKPGVKGRVIAINLLYTTLIEVAEAGTDSAVVQVPNSLFFQRSVRRWRGSDVSPLS; encoded by the coding sequence ATGGAAGCCTTGCAACTGCCGCTGCCCGCGCAATGGATCGAGCCGGTGTGGGTCGGCGTACAAATCCTGCTGATCCTGCTGGCCGGCTACCTGGCCCAGCGCTTCGTCGCCAAGGGCCTGACGCGCCTGGGCGAGCGCTACCCGTTCCCGCCGCAACTGCTGATGCCCCTGCGCGGTGGCCTGCGCTGGCTGATCATGGGCAGTGCGCTGATCTTCGTCCTCGAACGCCTGGGGGTGTCGGCCACTGTGCTGTGGACCGCGCTGTCGGGCTTTGTGGCCGTGGCAGCGGTGGCGTTCTTTGCCATGTGGTCGGTGTTGTCCAACCTACTGTGCGCGATCCTGATCTTCACCGTCGGGCCGTTTCGCCTGGGCGATGTGGTGGAGTTGGTGGATACCGTCGACAAGCCGGGCGTCAAAGGCCGGGTGATTGCGATCAACCTGCTTTACACCACGCTGATCGAAGTGGCCGAGGCGGGCACCGACAGCGCCGTGGTGCAAGTGCCCAACAGCCTGTTCTTCCAGCGTTCGGTACGCCGCTGGCGCGGTAGCGACGTCAGCCCCTTATCCTGA